Within the Serratia sp. UGAL515B_01 genome, the region TCTGATTGGAGCAATGGTGCAGAAGTTATCGATCCTTCAATGATTGACTGGAATGTGATTTCTCCACGTAATTTTCCTTATCGGATCCAACAAGCACCAGGAGCAAGTAATTCGCTGGGGCGTTTCAAATTCAATATGCCAAGTTCTGATGCTATCTATTTGCACGATACCCCAAACCATGGTTTGTTCCAAAAGGATATTCGTGCGTTGAGCTCTGGCTGCGTGCGTGTCAACAAAGCTTCTGATTTAGCCAATATGTTGCTTCAGGATGCTGGCTGGAATAATGCTCGTTTATCTTCAACCCTGAAAGAGGGCAACACGACGTATGTAAATGTTCGTCAACATATCCCAGTCCAGCTTTATTATCTGACAGCCTGGGTTGCTGAGGATGGCAAGCCACAGTTTCGTACAGATATTTACGATTATGATCTCACTGTGAGGTCAGGTTTACAAATCTTGGCTCAGGCTGAGAAATTGATGAAAAAAATGTAGTCATTCCATATAGCATAGAAGATTAAATGTCGGGCTCTAGCAGCCCGTTTTCAGCGAGTGCGAGTCAGTCTAAGCACATCATGGGTTGACTCAGAATACGCAGACGGTTATTGTTCAACAAGTGCGCAAATTTTTGCACGTTCTTTGATTTTCTTGCTGGATTTAAAAGTACCATGGATAAAATCGATTTTCACCGCCGTAAATGGCTTACGCTAGGTAGCGCTGTCATGGGTATCGCGCTGCTCCCAAGGCCGTCGCTCGCCAGTCTTTCTACTGCTCGCCCTCGTATTTTGGTGCTAAATAATTTGAATACTGGTGAGTCTATCAAAGCCGAGTTTTTTGACGGCAGAGGTTACAATAGAGAAGAGTTGGCCCGTTTGAACTATCTTTTCCGTGACTACCGTGCTAACAAGACAAAGACTATTGACCCGCGTTTGTTTGAGCATCTCTATCGCCTGCAAGGGTTGCTTGGAACCACTAAACCGGTGCAGTTGATCTCTGGCTATCGCTCCATTGACACTAATAACGAAATGCGTGAGCACAAACGTGGGGTGGCCAAAAAGAGTTATCACACCAAAGGTCAGGCAATGGATTTCCATATCGAAGGTATCCAATTGAATAATATCCGTAAGGCAGCGTTAAAAATGCGTGCGGGTGGTGTAGGATATTATCCACGTAGTAATTTTGTGCATATCGATACCGGACCTGTGCGGACCTGGTAATTATTGTGTACCCCCGTGAGTGAACAACACCACGCTTTATGAGTGTGGTGTTGTTGTGGTTGGAGCTTTATGAACTATCATATTATTCCTGTAACGGCGTTTAGCCAAAATTGCACGCTTATCTGGTGCGATAACACAAAGCAGGCTGCGTTGGTTGATCCTGGCGGAGACCCTGAAAAACTGAAGACACAAGTTGCTGAGAAAGGTGTGCAGATCAGCCAGATCCTGCTCACGCATGGTCATCTTGATCATGTCGGCGCAGCCGCTGAAATGGCGGAATATTATCAGGTACCGATCTACGGACCGCACAAAGAAGATGCTTTCTGGCTTGAAGGTTTACCAGCTCAAAGCCGTATGTTTGGGCTTGAAGAATGTTTACCTGTTACACCAACACAATGGCTGGATGAAGGGGATTCGCTGCAGATTGGGGATGTATTACTGCGAGTGCTGCATTGTCCTGGTCATACGCCAGGGCATGTTGTATTTATCAACGAAAAAGTGCGTTTAGCCTTGGTTGGTGATGTTTTATTTAGCGGTGGAGTGGGTCGTAGCGATTTTCCTCGCGGCAATCACCAGGCCCTGATCAATTCGATTCAGACAAAACTGCTGCCTCAGGGCGATGATATAGCCTTTATTCCGGGGCATGGTCCTATGTCTACTTTTGGCATTGAGCGTCAAAACAACCCTTTCCTGCGTGAATGATCCGTTCCCAGGTAACAGGGTACGGACGTTAGAAAACTAAAAGGGGCGCATTAACGCCCCTTTTCAATAAATGTCGTTCAATTTACAGGACGGCAACGATGGCTTCACATAGTGGTGCCATGTTGTCTAGGGTCATGCCTGCTACGTTAATACGGCCAGAATTGACGGCATAAACGCCAAACTCATCGCGCAGACGTAGAACTTGCTCTTTGGTCAACCCGCTGAAAGAGAACATGCCGTTCTGATTTATGATGAAACTGAAGTCTTGTTTTGCACCTTTCTCTTGCAGAGTGTTAACAAACAACTGACGCATACGATGGATACGTTGGCGCATATCGGTCAGTTCCTGCTCCCAAATAGCGCGTAGCGCTTCGTTACCAAGAATGGTTGCAACCACCGCGGCTCCGTGAGAAGGAGGATTAGAGTAGTTGGCACGAATAGCCGCTTTGACCTGACTGAAAGCACGATCGGCATTTTCTGCATCAGTTGCAACTACGGTACAGGCACCGACACGTTCATTATATAGACCAAAATTCTTGGAGTAGGAACTGGCAACGATCAGTTCTTTGTGTTTTGCTGCAAAGATGCGTAGGCCCTGAGCATCTTCTTCCAGGCCTTTGGCAAAGCCTTGATACGCAAAGTCGAACAACGGTAGCCAACCATTAGTGACAGACAGTTCAGCCAACTGTGTCCATTGTTCTTCAGTTGGATCGATACCGGTAGGGTTGTGACAGCAGCCATGGAATAACACTACATCACCAGCCTGAGCTTCTTTCAGGCTATTCAACAGACCGTTGAAGTCTAACGAGTGGTTTTCGGCATCGTAATAGGCATATTCTAGAACTTCCAAGCCAACGGCACCAAATACGTTCTTATGGTTTGGCCAGCTAGGGTTACTGATCCAGATGCGTTTGGCTTTGGTCTGGTTGGCAATAAAGTCTGCCGCGACCCGCAAGCCGCCTGTACCGCCAGGCGTTTGTGCAGTACGCGCACGTTTATTGGTAATGATAGGGCTTTGCTTACCGAACAATAGTTCTTGCGTACAATTGGCAAACTCGGGGATACCTTCGATGCCGAGATAGTTCTTGGTACTTTCATTTTCCAGCAACCACTGCTCAGCTTTTTTTACGCTGGTCAGTACCGGTGTTTTACCGGTTTCGTCTTTATAGACGCCTATCCCTAAGTTGATTTTATTCGGGCGGTCATCCGCGCGGAAAATGTCAGTCAGACCCAAAATTGGATCGGCAGGTGCAGCGATGATTTTTTCAAACATGTCAAATGCTTCCATGGCCTAGAGTTAAGCAGACAGAAGCATCAGGGTAGCGCCAGTTGTTGCTTTTGCCAACAGTTTGTAAGAAAAAGACATCGATCTAGTTATAGTGGCAGATTAGGCACAAAAAATGATGGGGAACAGGCGTTTTGCAGGATAAAAAAATGGTACATAAAATGAAAAAACAGGGCGGAGGCCCTGTTTTTTCACCAGCTGAATGACGACAAATCGTCATTCAGCCCAACAACTTAGAACTGGTAAACCAGACCGGTGGCTACGATATTGTCAGTAGCGATACCGTTAGCTTTGTAGAAGTCAGAGTCGTTTTCGTTCAACAGGTTGATTTTATAATCAACATAGGTAGACATATTTTTGTTGAAGGAATAAGTAGCGCCAACATCAATGTATTTAACCAGGTCTTTATCGTTGCCATAAACGGTGTTCAGATCCTTACCTTTAGACTGCAGGTAAGCGATTGATGGACGCAGGCCAAAGTCGAACTGGTACTGTGCTACAACTTCAATGTTCTGGGTTTTGTTCGCCACATTGAAAGGACTGTTTTTGTCACCATATGGCGTCATGTTGCGAGTCTCTGCATACATGGTTGCCAAGTAAACGTTGTTAGCATCGTATTTAGCGCCAACGGTCCATGCATCGGCAACATTACCACCTGCAGTCGACAAATCTTTCTGACCAACAGTACGGTTGGAAGAAGAGTATGCTGCACCTAAGCTAATGCCGGTGTCCATAATTGCATAGGTGGATGAAACACCGACACCGTCACCGTTTTGCTCTTTCAGCTTACGGCCTTCGCTTTCATTTTTGCCTTGGTACTGCAGGGCAAAGTTCAAGCCATCTACCATGCCGAAGAAGTTTTTATTACGGTAAGTAGCAACACCGTTTGCACGCTGAGTCATGAAGTTGTCGGTTTTGGTGTAAGTATCAGCACCAAACTCTGGCAGTAAATCTGTCCAGCTCTCAACATCATACAGTACGCCATAGTTGCGACCGTAGTCGACTGAACCGTAATCAGCAAACTTCAGACCAGCGAAGCCCAGACGAGTTTTGCTGCCTTCGGTGCCTTGAGATTCTGCGTGATTAGCAGCAAAGTTATATTCCCACTGGCCGTAACCGGTCAGTTCGCTATTAATTTGAGTTTCACCTTTGAAGCCGAAACGAACATAGGACTTGTCGCCATTATCGCCATCGTTGTTAGAGAAGTAATGCAACCCAGCAGCTTTACCGTAAACATCCAGTTTATTGCCGTCTTTGTTGTAGATTTCTGCTGCGTTTGCTGCACTAGCTGCTAATAGAGCTGGGATTACTACTGCAAGAATATTGCGCTTCATCATTATTATTACCCTCATTGTGTTATTCGGACACCTTGCCACTGCCGCCAATAATTCTTTTGGAACTATTATTGATAGATTGGTGTCGTCCTGTGTCTGCACGCAGTGTTCCACTCACGAGCAGGTTAATCTAGAGCGAAAATGATACTAATGTCGTATTTGAGTTTCAGGAAGAAACTATATGTTACAATTTGTAAATTGTAGGGAACTTTGTGACATTGGTCAATAATAAAAAACGCTAAAGGCCAGCTAAGCTGGCCTTTAAATTTATAGAATGGTGACTTAAAAGTTGTTCTAATTTATTGATTAGAAGCTTGCATTACGTGGTGTGCGTGGGAATGGGATAACATCACGAACGTTTTGCACCCCGGTTACATAAGCAATCAAACGCTCAAAGCCTAGGCCAAACCCTGAATGTGGTACGGTGCCGTAACGACGGAGGTCACGATACCACCAATAATCCTCTTTGTTCAGGCCCATTTCTTGCAAACGTTGGTCGAGTACGTCGAGACGTTCCTCACGCTGTGAACCACCGATAATTTCACCAATGCCGGGTGCCAGAACGTCCATTGCTGCTACGGTTTTGCCGTCTTCGTTCATACGCATATAAAAGGCTTTGATATCTTTAGGATAGTTTTTGACGACCACTGGTGCCTTGAAGTGTTTTTCTGCAAGGTAACGCTCATGTTCAGATGAAAGATCAATACCCCAAGAAACCGGGTTCTCGAAGGTTTGACCAGAAGCAAGCAGGATATTGACGGCTTCTGTATAGTCGACCTGAGCAAAATCGGAAGACACAAAACGTTTCAGTCGTTCAATCGCATCTTTATCTACGCGTTCAGCGAAGAATTGCAGATCATCAGCACGTTCATCAAGCACTGCTTGGAACACATACTTCAGCATACTCTCAGCCAGATTGGCAACATCGTCCAGGGTCGCGAAGGCGACTTCTGGTTCGACCATCCAAAATTCTGCCAGATGGCGACTTGTGTTAGAGTTTTCGGCACGGAAGGTTGGGCCAAAGGTGTAGACTTTAGACAGTGCGCAGGCATAGGTTTCGCCATTTAGTTGACCAGATACGGTCAAAAAGGCTTCTTTCCCAAAGAAATCCTGGCTGAAATCGACATTACCTTTATCGGTGCGTGGCAGGTTTTCCATGTCTAATGTGGACACGCGGAACATTTCGCCAGCACCTTCAGTATCAGAAGCCGTGATCAGTGGAGTGGAAACCCAGAAATACCCGTTTTCATGAAAGAACCGGTGAATTGCCTGCGCCAGTGTGTGGCGAACACGTGCTACTGCACCGATCAGGTTGGTGCGAGGGCGCAGGTGGGCTACCTCTCTCAGATATTCAATGCTGTGGCGTTTAGCCGCCATCGGGTAGGTATCGGGATCGTCAACCCAACCGACAACATTGACTGAAGTTGCCTGCAGTTCGAAACTCTGGCCTTCGCCTGGAGATGCCACCACTGTACCGGTAATTTCAACAGAACAGCCCGTTGTCAGGTGCAGAACTTCATCCTGATAATTCGGCAGAGAATGGTTAACGACGGCCTGTAACGGATCAAAGCAGGAACCGTCATAAACGGCGAGGAAGGAGATACCGGCTTTAGAATCTCTCCGGGTACGTACCCAGCCGCGCACGGTGACTTCACTGCCAACCCTGGCACGACCTTGCAGTACGTCGACTACAGGCACTACGCTCATAGATTTCTCTCTTGTAAGTTTTGGTTCAGAAATGGCCATAACCCGTCATTTTCAAGCTGTAGCATTGTTATCTGCACTCGTCCCTGCCATTAAACAGAATCAAGTATTAGAGCAAGAATGAACAGGCTGCGTGGCAACAACTTGAAATCCATAGGGGATAACAACCCAAGAATTTGGGGATAATGCTATGTTACTTGCCGCGTTGCAGAGCACAAGCAGAAATCGCCAGAATTGCACAACATTTATCGCTAGAGAAGAAGCCGTGTACACCCTGATTGCAGAAGTCAGGCACGTCGGATAGTACTTACTGTGTTCCCACAGCTTGAAAAATTCAGGGTATCTTTGATGCATGCGTATAATAGTAGAAAGAAAATAGAGAAGCCGGTTTTTGGGAGGGTAACCGGCTTGAGCCATTAACTGGCTTTCTTCACCAATGGCAGGTCGAAAGCCTTACGCAATGCTTTTACAAAAGCTTGGTCATGACAGATGGTTTTGCCAGGGCTATCAGAAAGTTTGGCAACCGGTTTACCGTTACATTCCACTAGTTTGATGACGATGTTCAATGGGTTGATACCGGGAATATCGCAGGTGAGACGTGTACCGATACCGAAGACAAGATTGATGCGCCGATCAAAATGACGATACAGTGTTAATGCTTTATCCAGATCCAGATTGTCCGAAAAAACCAACGTTTTGCTCGTTGGGTCAATCCCCAGTTTCTGGTAGTGAGCGATGGCTTTTTCACCCCATTCGAATGGATCGCCAGAATCATGCCGTAACCCCTGATAACGTTGGGCAAATTGGATGCCAAAATCACGTAAAAATGCATCCATAGTAATACAATCGGTGAGTGCGACACCTAGCAGGTCGGGGTATTCATCAAGCCAAGCTTGAAGTGCTGCAAGTTGGCTATTGGCTAGTACCGGGCTAATTTGCTGATGTGCTTGGAACCATTCATGAGCTTGAGTGCCAACAGGAGCCAGTGCTAACTGATGTGCTAAATCGTAGTTGCTGGTGCCAACCAGATAAGGGAATTCATTTTTCAGGGTACTGACGATAGCGTGTTGTACTTCTTTTGAAAAGCGGCGACGGGTACCAAAGTCCATCAGTTTGAAGCGCGATATATCAAGGTTCGCACTGGCCTGTTTGAATTGTGCGAGCTTGCTGCGCAACTGGTTTATGGCCATTTCTGGTGTTGCCTGTGGCGAGCGGTGGCGATGCACCACCTCACTGATCACGGCAAGCAAAGGCACTTCCCACATGATCACTTCGCACCAACGACCGGCGGTGTGGATTTGTAGTATACCGTCGTGATTTTCTATTCTGACTTGCTGTGGGTCGTAACGGAAATCACGCAACCAGTTAAGGTAATCCTGATGAAAGAAAGGCAGACCGGAAAGATAGTCGAATTCGGCTTCAGTTAGCGTCAGTTGCCCCATCGAGGCCACCTGTGCACGGATCTCGTCGACATACTCGCCCAGCAGTTCGTTGCCGCGGCAACGGAATTCTGCCGCAACCGTAACTGCGGGGTAGCGATGGAACACTGCTTGCTGCATATGAAGCTTATAGGCATCAGTATCAAGCAATGAAGTCAAAATCGGGGAAGCGTATAGAGTCATATCGCGTTACAGCATCCTCGTCAGGCACTTGTCCAAATCCGGATAATGATAAAAAGTGCGGGGAGTATACCCGGATTATCTTGTTATTGAAGTCTCATGACACCACAAATGACTGGAACGGGTCGAGAATAAAACGTGCCTTTATGGGTTCAGGTTTTTTTGGCCAGTGACGAAAAGCTAAATTATCCAACGTACTTAGTTACTTAGTCTATTTAACGATAAATATTATGAGGTTAATTATTTTAAACACAACCTAGATAAAATGGGTTGATCTATGGGATTTTAAAATGTCTGTGATAGAGTTTATTGGCGATTGGGCTATCAGTGAACAGGGCCCAGCAATGGGGCAGAACGTTCAAATCTTACGACCTGCCACTTACCGAGACTTCAAAGGTTTTTTATGACACAACAGCTACAGGCGAAGTTTCGCCACGATTATCGTGCACCGGATTACACCATTACAGACATCGATTTGGATTTTGAACTGGATGCAGAAACTACGCGCGTCACTGCCGTCAGCCAGTTCAAACGTCAAGGAGGAACTGACGTTCCACTAATCCTCTATGGGGATGATTTGACGCTTGTGAGTATTCAAGTCGATGGGCAGCCGTGGAGTACCTACCGGCAACAAGATAACCAGCTGGTCGTTGAACAGTTACCTGCGCAATTTACTCTCACCATCGTGAATGATATTCACCCAGCCAAAAATAGCGCGCTTGAAGGATTATACCTGTCTGGCGAGGCGCTATGCACGCAATGTGAGGCTGAAGGGTTCCGCCACATCACTTATTATCTGGATCGTCCAGATGTACTTGCCCGTTTTACCACCCGCATTGTGGCCGATAAGGCCCCTTACCCTTTCCTGCTCTCAAATGGTAACCGTGTTGCCCAAGGGGAACTGGAAAATGGACGCCACTGGGTCAAATGGCAGGATCCTTTCCCGAAACCGAGTTACTTGTTTGCACTGGTTGCTGGTGACTTTGATGTTCTCCGCGATACGTTCACCACACGTTCGGGCAGAAAAGTCGCGTTAGAGCTTTTTGTTGATCGTGGCAACTTAGACCGTGCTGACTGGGCCATGACTTCGCTGAAAAACTCGATGAAATGGGATGAAACCCGGTTTGGCCTGGAATACGATCTGGACATTTATATGATTGTCGCCGTGGATTTCTTCAACATGGGGGCAATGGAAAACAAAGGGTTAAATATTTTTAACTCGAAATATGTCTTGGCAAAAGCGGAAACGGCAACCGATAAAGACTACTTGAATATCGAATCGGTGATTGGCCACGAATATTTCCATAACTGGACCGGCAACCGTGTCACATGCCGTGACTGGTTCCAGCTCAGCCTGAAAGAGGGCCTGACAGTATTCCGCGATCAGGAGTTCAGTTCAGATCTGGGTTCCCGTTCCGTTAATCGTATTAATAATGTGCGGATCATGCGTGGCGCGCAGTTTGCCGAAGATGCCAGTCCGATGGCTCACTCTATTCGTCCAGATAAAGTTATAGAAATGAATAACTTCTATACTTTGACTGTTTATGAAAAGGGTTCGGAAGTGATCCGCATGATGCATACCCTGTTGGGAGAACAACAATTTCAGGCGGGAATGCAGCTCTATTTTGAACGTCACGACGGCAGTGCGGCAACCTGCGATGACTTTGTACAGGCGATGGAAGATGCTTCTAATGTCGATCTTTCGCTGTTTCGTCGTTGGTACAGCCAGTCAGGTACACCAGTGCTGACGGTTCGTGATGACTACAGCGCTGAGCGTCAACAATATTGCTTGCATGTCAGTCAGAAGACGGAACCGACCGCAGATCAGCAAGAAAAGTTGCCATTGCATATTCCGTTTGATATTGAACTTTATGATAGCGAAGGCAATGTGATTGCTTTGCAGAAAGAAGGTTCGCCGATAAATAACGTCCTCAATGTTACTGCAACTGAACAGACTTTTGTATTCGATGGCATTGCACACAAACCTGTGCCTTCGTTATTGCGTGAGTTTTCCGCGCCGGTGAAGCTGGATTACCCTTACAGCGATCAACAGCTGACTTTTCTGATGCAACACGCGCGTAACGAGTTTTCCCGTTGGGATGCGGCGCAAAGCTTACTGGCAATTTATATCAAACAGAACGTAGCCAATTATCAGCAGAAACAGCCGCTGACGTTGCCACTTCACGTAACCGATGCCTTCCGCACTGTGCTGTTGGATGAAAAGCTGGATCCTGCTTTGGCGGCACAGATCCTCACTTTGCCTTCGGAAACAGAAATAGCCGAATTGTTCACCACTATCGATCCTGACGCGATCGCAGCGGTGCATGAATCAATCACGCGTTGTTTAGCAGAAGAGATGGCTGACGAATGGTTGGCCGTATATCACGCCAATAAAATTGACGGTTATCGCGTTGAACATCGCGATATAGCTAAGCGCTCGCTGCGTAATACTTGCCTCCACTATTTGGCCTTTGGTGATGTGACAATGGCTGATACATTGGTGGCAAAACAGTTCCACCAGGCTGATAACATGACTGACGCGCTGGCGGCATTGACTTCTGCAGTAGCGGCGCAATTGCCTTGCCGTGATGTGTTGATGGCAGAGTTTGATGAGCGTTGGCATCATGATGGCTTGGTGATGGATAAATGGTTTATGTTGCAAGCCACCAGCCCTGCTGCGAAAGTGCTTGATAACGTACGTACTTTGCTGCAACACCGCTCTTTCAGTCTCAGCAACCCCAATCGTACTCGTTCACTGATAGGCGCGTTTGCTTCAGCTAACCCGTCTGCATTCCATGCGGCAGATGGCAGTGGTTATCAGTTCCTGGTGGAGATCCTTAGCGAGCTTAACCAGCGTAACCCGCAAGTTGCTGCGCGTCTGATTGAACCATTGATCCGGCTCAAGCGCTATGATGCCTCTCGGCAAACCTTGATGCGCCAGGCACTCGAACAATTGAAGTGCTTGGAAAACCTGTCTGGTGATCTCTACGAGAAGATCGTTAAGGCGTTAGGCGCGTAAAAGCAAGAGGGACGGCATTTACCGTCCCTCTTGCTTAATTGGCTCGCCGGTTGGAAATATTAATGGCCCGTTGTGGTGACATTACTCTTTCCAACACCTCCGCTTCCAGTTCTGCCAGCTTTGTTGATCCTTTACGACGAGGTCGCGGCAAATCAATGGCCAAATCTAGCCCGATTTGGCTATTCTCGATCAGGAGTACTCGATCTGCCAAGGCGAGAGCTTCACTGACATCATGGGTGACCAGTAGAACAGTGAAACCATGTTGCTGCCAGAGATCTTCAATCAGCCCTTGCATCTCAATACGTGTTAATGCGTCTAATGCACCCAGTGGTTCATCCAGTAATAAGAGCCGTGGGCGGTGAATCAACGCGCGAGCTAATGCCACACGTTGTTTTTGTCCACCGGATAATGCCGCTGGCCATTCGTTAGCACGTTCTGCCAATCCGACTGTGGCTAGAACTTGTCGTGCGTTATCATGCCAGTTTCCACGTAAGCCAAGTCCCACGTTATCAATCACCCTCTTCCAGGGAAGCAAACGTGCATCCTGAAACATTAGCCGTGTATCATCTTTAGCGTGACTCAGTGGCGCGTTACCGCTCAGCAATTTTCCTTCACTGACGGTTTCCAATCCAGCGAGAAGACGCAGTAGAGTGCTTTTTCCGCAGCCACTGCGGCCGACTACTGCAACGAACTGGCCTGCCGTGATCCTCAGTTCTAAATTGTCCAAAACGGTACGCTGGCCATAACGTTTGGCAATAGACTCTAAGGTGATGGGGGTTCCCTGTACGAGGCGAGTCGGAACTGTCATGGTGCTTCTCCAGATTTCAATTGATAAGCCGGATGCCAGCGTAGCCATAGACGCTCAAGTAATTGCGCACTGGCGTCCGCCAGTTTGCCAAGCAGGGCATACAGAACGATGGCAACCACAACCACATCGGTTTGCAGGAATTCACGTGCATTCATGGCCAGATAACCAATCCCAGAGTTGGCGGAAATGGTTTCGGCAACGATCAGAGTCAGCCACATAAACCCGAGAGAGAAACGCACACCGACCATGATGGAAGGCAGCGCCCCAGGTAAAACAACGTGGATAAACAAGCGAAAGCCTCTCAATCCGTAACTCCGTGCCATTTCTAACAGGCCACGATCGATATTTTTGATGCCGTGATAAGTGTTCAGATAGATAGGGAATAGGGTACCAAGAGCAACCAGGAATATTTTTGCCGATTCATCAATACCGAACCACAAGATCACCAGTGGGATGAGTGCGAGGTGCGGAATATTTCGGATCATCTGAACCGAACTATCGAGTAATTTTTCTCCCCAATGGGTCAAACCGGTGATGAGGCCCAATACTAATCCGATGCTGCCACCGATACTGAAGCCAATCAGTGCGCGCCAACTGCTAATACTCAGGTGTTGCCACAGCTCGCCAGTTTTGGTCAGCGCCCAAAATGCACTTGCTACGGTACTGGGGGCCGGTAAGATGCGGTTAGACAACCAACCTGCCTCAACCGCAAGTTGCCAGAAGATCACCAACACCACTGGCAATGTCCAAGGGGCCATCTGTTGCAGAATACGTTGTGCACCGATTGTCATCGTTATCCTCCCTAGCTTTGTGATACTTTTTGT harbors:
- the ssuC gene encoding aliphatic sulfonate ABC transporter permease SsuC, coding for MTIGAQRILQQMAPWTLPVVLVIFWQLAVEAGWLSNRILPAPSTVASAFWALTKTGELWQHLSISSWRALIGFSIGGSIGLVLGLITGLTHWGEKLLDSSVQMIRNIPHLALIPLVILWFGIDESAKIFLVALGTLFPIYLNTYHGIKNIDRGLLEMARSYGLRGFRLFIHVVLPGALPSIMVGVRFSLGFMWLTLIVAETISANSGIGYLAMNAREFLQTDVVVVAIVLYALLGKLADASAQLLERLWLRWHPAYQLKSGEAP
- the ssuB gene encoding aliphatic sulfonates ABC transporter ATP-binding protein; translated protein: MTVPTRLVQGTPITLESIAKRYGQRTVLDNLELRITAGQFVAVVGRSGCGKSTLLRLLAGLETVSEGKLLSGNAPLSHAKDDTRLMFQDARLLPWKRVIDNVGLGLRGNWHDNARQVLATVGLAERANEWPAALSGGQKQRVALARALIHRPRLLLLDEPLGALDALTRIEMQGLIEDLWQQHGFTVLLVTHDVSEALALADRVLLIENSQIGLDLAIDLPRPRRKGSTKLAELEAEVLERVMSPQRAINISNRRAN